From Calditrichota bacterium, one genomic window encodes:
- a CDS encoding amino acid adenylation domain-containing protein, with translation MADLEKTLAQLSPEKRKLLELKLKQKGSKVNSFPLSYAQQRMWFLDQMYPGSPLYNIPVAWKINGPLDVSLFKKAVNEIIKRHEILRTTFKSVAGNGMQVISNKPQLEIETLDIPTITEQGKKQVEKIIHDKFRYSFNLQKGPTGVITLIKTADEEFVLVFVMHHIISDGWSMGVLMAEFTALYQAYRKNLASPLSALKIQYADFAQWQKKWLQGERLQKQLQYWKKQLGENLPPFLELPIDNKRPAVMTNSGSMLDGKINPEIRKAIESLASKYEVTPFMFMMAALQTLFHRYSRQDDICIGTPIANRNRAETENLIGFFVNTLVIRGDLSDNPHFPDFLKQVKETTLDAYAHQDLPFEMLVEEVHPDRNSAHSPLFQVLMVFQNVPGKQAADSDISIEHIEENSGTAKFDITVMIAEIGDSYKISFEYNSDLFEAQTVQRMITQFSNLLSGIAANPGQPVSKFNILDQKEKHQLLVDFNQTETAIDFKPTINHQFEEMVKLYPDNIALVFSQKNENGAGAENQLSYAQLNEKANMVAYHLIENGAKPGDRIGVCLNRSLEMMVSIFGVLKTGAAFVPLDPAYPLDRLGYMVQDSGIQILLTHNTAKETIAQIKKESRALKTIFVDEIAYDQEKCKINPDVFVSGKSLAYEIYTSGSTGKPKGILLEHHGVINHAHYQKRLFKVSCKDRILQFFSFSFDGSIWEFMMALLNGATLVMSNKETFFSGETISDIIDREQITIATFTPSVLSIISRTDYPTLRAVITGAEEVSYDLVQRWGPSKTKYYNVYGPTETTITCTCYPTDAREPEAPPIGKPIDNHQLYILDKELNPTPRGVPGELFISGAGLARGYNKRADLTAETFIPNPFSGKPGDRMYRTGDLARYRADGNIQFLGRIDFQVKIRGFRIEVGEIEKVLLNHAQVDDVSILPKKDKNGNQFLAAYLVCKKENDPEISDLRQFITKSLPDYMVPSAFIILDAFPLTTNGKLDRRALPEPEHDTRIQSEKEFIAPRNETEEKLALIWADILKVKQVGALDNFFDLGGHSLLATQMVSRIRDTFKIELELKSLFETSSLGDLAAIIQQTNRESNKENIPDLFPVSREKNIPLSFSQQRLWFLDQMEPESPSYNIPVAIKVSGRLDISALNKAVKEIIKRQESFRTSFTTENGQAKVVIHKELDFELQAEDYCSIPEEQKEVRIKEIVIEEARKPFKLDQSPLFRVRILKTSETEAAILLTMHHIISDGWSVNVLFYELAQFYASFNNGTPPLLPEMEIQYADFAHWQQSWLTGDVLEKQVNYWKEKLSGAPSLLELPTDRPRPSIQTFNGAHVTFHLSEELSQKIKSFTNSEGVTVFITVLAAFKILLSRYSGQNDISIGTPIANRTRSDIENIIGFFVNTLVMRSPVDHSLSFKEFIQEVRKTAFDAYAHQDVPFEKIVDSLDLVRDTSYSPLFQAMFTMQNNPQKEIQTADISLEFLDIENSIAKFDLSLTLVDLGHKMSGAIEYNTDLFDSSTIERFINHFEIVLSACTYQPENSISKISLLKDKEKQHLIQNLNHFEEEQHFSKKTTIKDIFEKQTILTPDAIALEWFDSEPKKLNYLDLNSKANQLAHTLIEKGIVADDLVGLFFTRSPEMIIAILAVIKSGAAYVPIDPSYPQERVDYMIEDSGMKVLLTDQKSNVILNPVPQGEESPQSLNNEILRSVNFAQDEITTIFVDDAEYLSENNTNPDIKIDPNNLVYMIYTSGSTGKPKGTLITHSGLTHYLNWAYEAYPLKEGRGSLVHSTIAFDATVTAVFTPFLTGKTVTLASADDDLEALGNALLRYQDFNTVKITPAHLDLLSQQIPAEKAAGLTKAFVIGGENLVDKQIDFWQKNALDTALFNEYGPTETVVGCVVYNAKNWDGNGSVPIGKSITNSPVYILDENHQPVPKGFPGELYIGGNGVARGYKNRPDLTADRFIPDPFSSEPGSRMYKSGDRVRYLNDDKMLFIDRIDTQVKIRGYRIELGEIENALTAHDQIRDAVVNLHTTESGDKQLASYLVLKDAEKVETNDLRDFLSDQLPNYMVPAYFIFIEQIPLTANGKVDRKKLPEPILSRDEIKSKYETARNEKEEILVEILENLLSVDKVGINDNFFELGGDSIMSIQVIARAKQKGLQLTPLQMFQNQTVAKLASVAGEALIVEAEQGLVSGPSELTPIQKNFFEHDFAENHHWNQSVLMQTRDPLDSEFVKKTLDTLMQQHDVLRSRFEKGDDGFKLIFSEELKTDESFEWIDFSSKREDELSQAITKESSRIQASLNIETGPLVKMACFDCGENPHRLLLVVHHLVMDGVSWRIIMEDFQLAYEQIKNGKEVVLPPKSTSFKKWSEELHNYVTGPKMAAQKTYWTEIAQKPIPQFFMDFPNGENLESSMEMVAVSLDEKQTQDLLQEAPKAYKTQINDLLATALLKGFSRWTGRRNMLLHMEGHGREHISDSIDISRTIGWFTNIYPVYLDLGKAVNSGDQIKAVKEKLSQIPEKGFGFGLLRYLSKDEDERHQLSGLDSISVLFNYLGQFDQASNENSPLVPSGDDKGAERSPNAKRMSLIDVNGSIAGNKLNMMFAYSANQFRKDNIQRFANGFIEELKGLIAHCKNPVSASATASDFKLSGLDNKKLGKVLGKLKK, from the coding sequence ATGGCTGATTTAGAAAAAACCCTTGCCCAGTTATCCCCGGAAAAGAGAAAATTATTAGAGCTGAAGCTAAAACAAAAAGGCTCAAAAGTTAATTCTTTTCCTTTGTCCTATGCCCAGCAACGAATGTGGTTTTTAGATCAGATGTATCCCGGCAGCCCATTATATAATATTCCTGTAGCTTGGAAAATAAATGGCCCGCTTGATGTTTCTCTTTTTAAAAAAGCGGTTAATGAGATTATTAAACGCCACGAAATATTGCGCACAACTTTTAAATCGGTTGCTGGCAACGGGATGCAGGTTATTTCTAATAAACCCCAATTAGAAATTGAAACCCTTGATATTCCAACCATTACAGAACAAGGAAAAAAGCAAGTTGAAAAAATAATTCATGACAAGTTTCGTTATTCATTTAATCTGCAAAAAGGCCCTACAGGAGTTATAACACTTATAAAAACCGCTGATGAAGAATTTGTTTTGGTTTTTGTAATGCACCATATTATTTCCGACGGTTGGTCTATGGGTGTATTGATGGCTGAGTTTACCGCCTTATATCAAGCCTATAGAAAAAACTTGGCTTCACCTCTGTCAGCTTTAAAAATACAATATGCAGATTTTGCCCAATGGCAGAAAAAATGGCTTCAGGGCGAACGGCTGCAAAAGCAACTTCAGTATTGGAAAAAACAACTAGGTGAAAATTTACCTCCATTTCTGGAACTGCCAATAGATAATAAACGCCCGGCTGTTATGACAAACAGCGGTTCAATGCTGGATGGAAAAATAAATCCGGAAATAAGAAAAGCTATCGAATCGCTGGCCTCAAAATATGAGGTGACACCATTTATGTTTATGATGGCAGCCTTGCAAACCCTCTTTCATCGTTATTCGCGTCAAGATGATATCTGCATCGGGACGCCAATTGCCAACCGTAACCGCGCTGAAACTGAAAACCTGATTGGTTTCTTTGTAAATACGTTGGTAATAAGAGGTGATCTGTCCGACAATCCACATTTTCCTGATTTTCTCAAACAGGTTAAAGAAACCACTTTAGATGCATACGCACACCAGGATTTGCCATTTGAAATGCTTGTAGAAGAAGTTCATCCGGACCGCAACTCTGCCCATTCTCCCCTATTTCAGGTTTTGATGGTTTTCCAAAATGTTCCGGGGAAACAGGCCGCTGATTCTGATATCTCTATCGAGCATATTGAAGAAAACAGCGGAACGGCAAAGTTTGATATAACTGTAATGATTGCTGAAATCGGCGATTCATACAAAATTAGTTTTGAGTACAATTCAGATTTATTTGAAGCGCAAACCGTTCAAAGGATGATTACCCAGTTTAGCAACCTACTCAGCGGGATTGCAGCCAATCCGGGCCAACCTGTTTCAAAATTTAATATCCTTGACCAAAAAGAGAAACATCAACTTCTTGTAGATTTTAATCAAACTGAAACAGCTATTGATTTTAAACCAACTATTAACCATCAGTTTGAAGAAATGGTTAAACTTTATCCAGATAATATTGCCCTGGTTTTTAGTCAAAAAAATGAAAACGGGGCCGGAGCTGAAAACCAACTTTCTTATGCTCAACTAAATGAGAAAGCAAACATGGTTGCCTACCACTTAATTGAAAATGGCGCAAAACCCGGAGATAGGATTGGTGTCTGTTTAAATCGTTCTTTGGAGATGATGGTAAGTATTTTTGGCGTGCTCAAAACCGGTGCAGCATTCGTTCCTCTCGACCCAGCATATCCATTAGACAGGCTGGGATATATGGTTCAGGATTCAGGTATTCAGATTTTGTTAACACACAATACTGCTAAAGAAACAATCGCACAAATAAAAAAGGAAAGCAGAGCCTTAAAAACTATTTTTGTAGATGAGATTGCTTATGATCAGGAAAAATGCAAAATAAATCCAGATGTATTTGTTTCTGGAAAAAGCCTCGCATATGAAATTTACACTTCCGGTTCTACAGGAAAACCAAAAGGTATTTTACTTGAGCATCATGGAGTTATCAATCACGCGCACTATCAAAAAAGACTATTTAAAGTAAGTTGCAAGGATCGTATCTTACAATTTTTCTCGTTCAGTTTTGACGGCTCTATCTGGGAATTTATGATGGCGCTTTTAAATGGCGCAACCCTTGTCATGTCGAACAAGGAAACGTTTTTTTCGGGTGAAACTATTTCCGATATAATTGACAGAGAACAAATAACAATTGCAACATTTACACCTTCAGTGCTTTCAATAATTTCCAGAACTGATTATCCAACTTTAAGAGCTGTAATTACCGGTGCTGAGGAAGTATCCTATGATCTTGTTCAACGATGGGGACCTTCAAAAACAAAATATTACAATGTTTACGGGCCTACTGAAACGACTATAACCTGTACTTGCTATCCTACTGATGCAAGAGAGCCTGAAGCGCCACCGATAGGCAAACCGATTGATAATCATCAATTATATATTTTAGATAAAGAGTTAAACCCAACTCCGCGTGGTGTACCGGGTGAATTATTTATTAGCGGCGCAGGATTGGCGCGTGGGTATAACAAGCGGGCAGATTTAACTGCTGAAACTTTTATCCCGAACCCATTTTCCGGTAAACCGGGTGATCGCATGTACCGCACCGGTGATTTAGCGCGCTACCGGGCAGATGGTAATATCCAGTTTTTAGGACGGATTGATTTTCAGGTTAAGATAAGGGGATTCCGGATTGAGGTTGGTGAAATTGAAAAAGTCTTGTTAAATCATGCCCAGGTCGATGATGTTTCAATTTTGCCAAAAAAAGATAAAAACGGAAATCAATTCCTCGCAGCTTATTTAGTTTGTAAAAAAGAAAATGACCCGGAAATATCTGATCTGCGGCAGTTTATAACAAAAAGCCTGCCCGATTATATGGTGCCCTCAGCTTTCATTATTTTGGATGCATTTCCGCTTACAACAAATGGTAAGCTGGATCGTCGGGCTTTACCCGAACCTGAACATGACACCAGAATTCAATCTGAAAAAGAGTTTATTGCTCCAAGAAATGAAACCGAAGAAAAACTGGCTTTAATATGGGCTGATATTTTAAAGGTCAAACAAGTTGGTGCGCTGGATAATTTCTTTGATCTGGGTGGTCATTCGCTGCTGGCCACACAAATGGTTTCCCGTATCCGGGACACTTTTAAAATTGAGCTGGAATTAAAATCATTATTCGAGACATCATCTTTGGGGGATTTGGCTGCAATAATCCAACAAACAAACCGGGAAAGTAACAAAGAAAATATTCCCGATCTGTTTCCGGTCTCTCGGGAAAAGAACATTCCGCTTTCTTTTTCACAGCAGCGTTTATGGTTTCTGGACCAAATGGAACCGGAAAGCCCAAGTTATAATATTCCTGTGGCGATCAAAGTTTCAGGTCGGCTTGATATCTCGGCTCTAAATAAAGCTGTTAAGGAAATCATCAAAAGGCAAGAATCGTTTCGAACATCTTTTACGACTGAAAATGGTCAGGCCAAAGTAGTGATTCATAAGGAACTGGACTTTGAATTACAAGCTGAAGATTACTGCTCTATTCCGGAAGAACAGAAAGAAGTTCGTATAAAAGAAATTGTGATTGAAGAAGCACGTAAACCATTTAAATTAGATCAATCACCGCTCTTTCGTGTGCGAATTCTTAAAACTTCTGAAACTGAAGCTGCAATATTGTTAACCATGCATCACATCATTTCTGATGGTTGGTCGGTAAATGTGCTATTTTATGAACTGGCTCAATTCTATGCTTCATTCAATAATGGAACTCCGCCGCTCTTACCGGAAATGGAAATTCAGTACGCCGATTTCGCTCATTGGCAGCAATCCTGGTTAACGGGAGATGTTTTAGAAAAACAAGTGAATTACTGGAAAGAAAAACTAAGCGGGGCACCATCTTTATTGGAACTGCCAACTGACAGACCGCGACCATCAATTCAAACTTTTAACGGTGCTCATGTTACATTTCATTTATCTGAAGAATTGTCGCAAAAAATCAAATCTTTTACAAACAGCGAAGGTGTAACGGTTTTTATCACTGTGTTGGCGGCATTTAAAATTTTGCTATCCCGCTACAGTGGTCAAAATGATATTTCAATCGGAACACCGATTGCCAACCGAACACGCTCTGACATTGAAAATATTATTGGCTTTTTTGTAAATACTTTGGTCATGCGCAGCCCTGTTGATCATTCCCTGAGTTTTAAAGAGTTTATTCAGGAAGTCCGAAAAACAGCTTTTGATGCTTATGCCCATCAGGATGTTCCATTTGAAAAAATTGTCGATTCTTTGGATCTGGTACGAGATACAAGTTATTCGCCTCTTTTCCAGGCTATGTTTACCATGCAAAATAATCCGCAAAAGGAGATTCAAACAGCGGATATAAGTTTGGAATTTCTGGATATTGAGAACAGTATTGCCAAATTTGATTTGTCACTTACGCTGGTAGACTTAGGCCATAAAATGTCTGGGGCTATAGAATACAACACAGACCTGTTTGATTCATCTACAATCGAACGCTTTATCAATCATTTTGAAATTGTGCTATCAGCATGCACCTATCAGCCAGAAAATTCGATCAGCAAAATCAGTTTGCTCAAAGACAAAGAGAAGCAACACCTGATCCAAAACCTTAATCATTTTGAAGAAGAACAGCATTTTTCAAAAAAAACAACAATAAAAGATATTTTTGAAAAACAAACCATTCTTACCCCTGATGCAATTGCTCTGGAATGGTTTGACAGTGAACCCAAAAAGCTTAATTATTTGGATCTAAATTCCAAAGCAAATCAACTGGCACACACATTAATCGAAAAAGGCATTGTGGCAGATGATCTTGTGGGCCTTTTCTTCACACGTTCACCGGAAATGATTATCGCCATTTTAGCCGTAATAAAATCTGGCGCAGCGTATGTGCCTATTGATCCCTCTTATCCTCAAGAACGTGTTGATTACATGATTGAAGATTCCGGGATGAAGGTTTTGCTGACTGACCAAAAAAGCAATGTCATTCTGAACCCTGTTCCTCAGGGTGAAGAATCCCCTCAAAGTTTAAACAACGAGATTCTTCGCTCTGTAAACTTTGCTCAGGATGAAATCACAACAATATTCGTTGATGACGCTGAATATCTTTCTGAAAATAATACGAACCCAGATATAAAAATTGATCCGAACAATTTGGTTTATATGATTTACACATCGGGTTCAACTGGAAAACCAAAAGGAACTCTGATCACTCACAGTGGATTGACTCATTATCTGAATTGGGCGTATGAAGCATATCCTTTAAAAGAAGGTCGTGGTTCATTAGTACATTCCACCATTGCATTTGATGCAACCGTTACAGCCGTTTTCACACCATTCTTGACGGGTAAAACAGTTACTCTTGCATCAGCCGATGATGATCTTGAAGCATTAGGAAATGCCCTTCTCCGTTATCAGGATTTTAACACTGTAAAAATTACACCAGCCCACCTTGATCTTTTAAGCCAGCAAATTCCTGCTGAAAAAGCAGCCGGATTAACAAAAGCTTTTGTAATTGGCGGGGAAAATCTTGTTGACAAACAAATAGATTTCTGGCAAAAAAATGCTTTGGATACGGCCTTGTTTAATGAATATGGCCCAACTGAAACAGTTGTTGGCTGCGTGGTTTATAATGCCAAAAATTGGGATGGAAACGGCTCCGTACCAATTGGAAAGTCAATCACAAATTCACCGGTTTATATTTTAGATGAAAATCATCAGCCAGTACCAAAGGGTTTTCCCGGAGAATTGTATATTGGTGGCAATGGGGTTGCACGCGGTTATAAAAACAGGCCGGATTTAACCGCTGATCGGTTTATACCAGATCCATTTAGCAGTGAACCCGGATCGCGCATGTATAAATCAGGAGATCGCGTCCGTTATCTCAATGATGATAAAATGCTTTTTATTGATCGTATTGATACACAGGTCAAAATTCGCGGCTATCGTATTGAGCTTGGTGAAATTGAAAATGCACTTACTGCCCATGATCAAATCCGTGATGCGGTTGTAAATTTACACACAACCGAAAGTGGTGATAAACAATTAGCTTCTTATCTTGTCTTGAAAGATGCTGAAAAAGTTGAAACAAACGATCTGCGAGACTTTTTATCAGATCAGTTACCAAATTATATGGTTCCGGCATATTTCATTTTCATTGAACAAATTCCATTAACCGCCAATGGTAAAGTTGATCGAAAAAAACTGCCAGAACCAATTCTCAGCCGTGACGAAATCAAATCAAAATATGAAACAGCCAGAAATGAGAAAGAAGAAATATTAGTCGAGATTTTGGAAAACCTGCTTAGCGTGGATAAAGTTGGGATAAACGATAACTTTTTCGAATTAGGCGGCGATTCGATTATGAGCATTCAGGTAATTGCGCGCGCCAAGCAAAAAGGGTTGCAGCTTACGCCATTGCAAATGTTCCAAAACCAGACTGTTGCAAAACTGGCCTCTGTGGCTGGCGAAGCATTGATTGTTGAAGCTGAGCAAGGTTTGGTCAGCGGCCCATCTGAATTGACACCGATCCAAAAAAACTTTTTTGAACATGATTTTGCAGAAAACCACCATTGGAACCAATCAGTGTTGATGCAGACCCGTGATCCTTTAGATAGTGAATTTGTAAAAAAAACATTAGATACATTAATGCAACAGCACGATGTGTTGCGCTCCCGCTTTGAAAAAGGTGATGACGGATTTAAACTAATTTTTTCAGAAGAACTTAAAACTGATGAGTCATTTGAATGGATTGATTTTAGCTCAAAACGTGAAGATGAATTAAGCCAGGCTATTACAAAAGAATCTTCCAGGATTCAGGCATCTTTAAACATTGAAACCGGCCCGCTTGTAAAAATGGCCTGTTTTGATTGTGGGGAAAATCCTCATCGATTATTGCTTGTAGTTCACCATCTTGTAATGGATGGGGTTTCCTGGCGCATAATTATGGAAGATTTCCAGCTTGCCTATGAACAAATCAAAAATGGGAAAGAAGTTGTCCTTCCACCAAAATCAACTTCATTCAAAAAATGGTCTGAAGAATTACATAATTATGTAACCGGCCCCAAAATGGCAGCGCAAAAAACCTACTGGACTGAAATTGCACAAAAACCAATTCCACAATTTTTTATGGATTTCCCAAATGGCGAAAACCTGGAATCGAGTATGGAAATGGTTGCCGTTTCGCTTGACGAAAAGCAAACTCAGGATTTGCTGCAGGAGGCTCCAAAAGCCTATAAGACTCAAATAAACGATTTACTGGCCACAGCCCTGCTTAAAGGATTTTCTCGATGGACCGGGCGCCGTAATATGTTGCTGCATATGGAGGGTCATGGCCGTGAACATATTTCTGACAGTATTGATATCTCCCGCACCATAGGCTGGTTCACAAATATTTACCCGGTTTATCTTGATCTTGGCAAAGCGGTGAATTCAGGTGATCAGATAAAAGCTGTTAAAGAAAAATTGAGTCAAATCCCGGAAAAGGGTTTTGGTTTTGGTCTTTTGCGCTATCTAAGTAAAGATGAAGATGAGAGGCATCAACTATCTGGCCTGGATAGTATTTCTGTTCTTTTTAATTATCTTGGGCAGTTTGACCAGGCTTCAAATGAAAATAGCCCACTTGTTCCTTCCGGAGATGATAAAGGTGCTGAGCGCTCACCAAATGCAAAGCGTATGAGCCTGATTGATGTAAACGGAAGTATCGCAGGTAATAAATTAAATATGATGTTTGCCTACAGCGCCAATCAATTTCGAAAAGACAATATTCAACGATTTGCAAATGGGTTTATCGAAGAATTAAAAGGCCTTATTGCTCATTGCAAAAATCCTGTTTCGGCAAGTGCAACAGCTTCTGATTTTAAACTATCCGGATTGGATAACAAAAAACTGGGCAAAGTGCTTGGAAAATTAAAAAAGTGA